A single genomic interval of Armigeres subalbatus isolate Guangzhou_Male chromosome 1, GZ_Asu_2, whole genome shotgun sequence harbors:
- the LOC134205325 gene encoding ADP-ribosylation factor 2 produces the protein MGLTISSVLTRLFGKKQMRILMVGLDAAGKTTILYKLKLGEIVTTIPTIGFNVETVEYKNICFTVWDVGGQDKIRPLWRHYFQNTQGLIFVVDSNDRERIVEAEKELQSMLQEDELRDAVLLVFANKQDLPNAMTAAELTDKLHLNQLRNRHWYIQATCATQGHGLYEGLDWLSNELAKK, from the exons ATGGGTTTAACTATTTCTAGTGTTTTAACCAGGCTTTTTGGCAAAAAGCAAATGAGAATTTTGATGG TTGGTTTAGATGCTGCCGGAAAAACTACAATTTTGTACAAGTTGAAGCTGGGCGAGATCGTGACGACAATTCCGACAATTGGTTTCAATGTCGAAACGGTTGAGTACAAAAACATCTGTTTCACCGTATGGGACGTCGGCGGTCAGGATAAAATTCGTCCACTCTGGCGCCACTACTTCCAGAACACGCAAGGACTGATATTCGTGGTGGACTCCAACGATCGGGAGCGAATTGTGGAGGCCGAAAAAGAACTACAAAGTATGCTGCAGGAGGATGAACTGCGAGATGCCGTCCTGCTGGTGTTTGCCAACAAACAAGATCTGCCGAACGCAATGACCGCCGCCGAGTTGACTGACAAGTTGCATCTAAATCAGCTTAGAAATAGACAC TGGTACATCCAAGCAACCTGCGCCACCCAAGGCCACGGATTATACGAAGGTCTAGATTGGCTATCCAATGAACTGGCGAAGAAATGA